From Brucella anthropi ATCC 49188:
GCAGCGCATTGCTCACACTTGGTTGCTTGAGATTGAGCCGTTCTGCAGCGCGGGTGATGCTTTTCACTTCAGCAATCACCACGAAACTGCGCAGAAGGTTCCAGTCCAGATCCCAGACAAGGCGCTCGGGGCGGTGCAGCGACATGGTTTTATCCATTCATGAAATCTATGTAATCCATTCCCATTATCTATTTGCGAAATGCATCCATAAAAGCAATCATGAAAATTGGGAGGCATCAAATAGCCTCAAGAAAAACAAACAAGAGGAAGTCGGGAACAGCATGTTTAACAAATTCACGGGTTTCATCGCCGCTGCCGCGATTGCCGCCACCGCAGTTTTTGCTGTAGCGCCCGCACAGGCGGATGATCTTGAAAAGATCAAGGCATCGGGCGAACTGAAGATCGCCATGAGCGGCCAGTATCCGCCGTTCAATTTCGTCAATGAGAAGAACGAGGTCGTGGGTTTCGATGCTTCCATCGGTTCGGCGATTGCCGAGCGCATGCAGTTGAAGCCACAGCTCATCACCACCGCATGGGACGGTATCGTTGCCGGTCTTCGGGCGGGGAAGTTCGACACGGTGGTCGGCTCCATGACGATCACGCCGGAACGCGAGAAGGCAGTGGACTTTGTGGGACCATATTATCACGCGGGCCGCGCGGTTTTCGTGAAGGAAGATTCCGCCGTTCAGAAGCTCGACGATCTCAAGGGCAAGACACTGGGCGTAACGCTTGGTGAAACCCATGAGAAGTGGGCGCGAGAACAGGGTGGCTGGACCATTCGCACCTATAAGGGTCTGCCGGAACTGATGCTTGAACTGAATTCGGGTCGTGTCGACGCCATTGTCGTCGACAACATCCCGGTCATGGTGGCGATCAAGGAAACCGGACAGAAAGTCCGCAAGCTCGATACGCCGGACATTGAAGGCGGCAGCGTTGCAATCGGTATCGCCATTCGCAAGAACAATCCCGAGCTGAAGGCAGCGATGCAGAAAGCTCTCGACGAGATCATGGCCGATGGCACCTATGAAAAGATCTCGATGGAATGGGTCGGCAGCGACATTCGCTGATACGTCGTCATTCCGGCCCGGCATATGTCCGGGCCGGTTGAGAACCGATTGACCGGAGTTTTCCGATGGATTTTGCGTTGATGCAGCGCGTCCTCCCGTTCTTTCTGGAGGCGGCATGGGTAACTGTGCAAATTTCCGCGCTGGCCCTGATCCTGGGCTTTGCGGTGGCCGCAATACTCGTGGCGGGCCGCTTGTCTCGTTCCCCCATTCTGCGCGGACTTGCAGCTGCCTATGTCAGTGTCTTTCGCGGCACGCCTTGCCTTGTGCAGCTCTTCATTCTCTATTTCGGCGGTCCGCAGATCGGCATCAATCTGGAACCGTTTGCTGCTGGCGTTATCGGGCTTGGGCTGAACATCGGCGCCTATATGTCGGAATCGATCCGTGGAGCGATCCAGAGCGTCGATCGCGGCCAGAGCGAAGCCGCGCGCTCCATCGGCTTCGGGCGTGGCCAGACCATGCGGTTCGTCGTGCTGCCGCAGGCCGCTCGCCTCATGATCCGTCCGCTGGGCGTCAACGCTATTGCCCTTTTGAAGGGTTCGGCGCTGGTCTCGACCATTTCGGTGGTTGAGCTGACCTATACGGCGCAGCGTTTCATCGGTTCGACCTACAAACCGTTCGAGATTTTCGGCGTTGCAGCCGTTCTCTACATGATCATCATCTATATCGTGGCGCGCGGGGTCGATCTCCTCGACAAGCGCTTCGCGGCGCAGTGAGGGAGGACTGGATGCAAGCCCTCGATTTCAGCATCGTCACTCCCTATACGGATCTGCTTCTGACCGGCCTTTGGTGGACGCTGGTTCTGACCGTTTCGTCGGCATTCTTGAGCTTCGTGCTGGGGATCGCATTTGCGCTGGTTGTGCTTTATGCGCCTGCCATTCTGGCCTATCCGGTGCGTTTCTTCATGTGGCTGTTCATGGGAACGCCGCTTCTGCTGCAACTGTTCCTGATCTATTTCGGGCTGGTACAGATCGGCATCAATATCCCCGCGCTTGGCGCTGGCATTATCGGCCTCAGCCTGCACTTCGCGGTCTATAATGCCGACATTATCCGGGCAGGTATTGTGGCAGTCGATCCCGGCCAGATGGAAGGCGCCCGTTCCATCGGGTTCAGCCATGGTCAGGCTTTGCGTTATGTCGTCATTCCGCAGGCGATCCGCAACACGATCCCGCCGATCGGCAACAACATGATCGTTCTTCTGAAGGACACGTCGCTGGTTTCGATCATCGGCATTGCGGAACTGGTGCACAGCGCCCAGCTTGCAATCAGCGAAACCTTCAGCCCGTTTGAATTCTATATCACCGTCGCGGCCATCTATTACGTGGTCAATCTGGTCCTTGAGGCCGGTTTGCGGCGCATTGAAAGAAAAGTGGAGGTCACGCGATGAGCAGCTCCAAATCGGCAAAACCGATGGTCGAAGTGAAGGATGCCCGGAAGGCTTACGGCGCGCTGGAAGTGCTGAAAGGCATCGACCTTTCAGTGGCGCGCGGCCAGATCGTGGCGATCATCGGTCCCAGCGGTTCCGGCAAAAGCACGCTTCTGCGTTCGATCAATCATCTGGAAACGCTGAATGGTGGCGAAGTCTGGCTCGATGGCGTGCAGGTCAACCAGCCGCTGGCAGGACAGGCCTTCGAAAAGCA
This genomic window contains:
- a CDS encoding ABC transporter substrate-binding protein; translated protein: MFNKFTGFIAAAAIAATAVFAVAPAQADDLEKIKASGELKIAMSGQYPPFNFVNEKNEVVGFDASIGSAIAERMQLKPQLITTAWDGIVAGLRAGKFDTVVGSMTITPEREKAVDFVGPYYHAGRAVFVKEDSAVQKLDDLKGKTLGVTLGETHEKWAREQGGWTIRTYKGLPELMLELNSGRVDAIVVDNIPVMVAIKETGQKVRKLDTPDIEGGSVAIGIAIRKNNPELKAAMQKALDEIMADGTYEKISMEWVGSDIR
- a CDS encoding amino acid ABC transporter permease, producing MDFALMQRVLPFFLEAAWVTVQISALALILGFAVAAILVAGRLSRSPILRGLAAAYVSVFRGTPCLVQLFILYFGGPQIGINLEPFAAGVIGLGLNIGAYMSESIRGAIQSVDRGQSEAARSIGFGRGQTMRFVVLPQAARLMIRPLGVNAIALLKGSALVSTISVVELTYTAQRFIGSTYKPFEIFGVAAVLYMIIIYIVARGVDLLDKRFAAQ
- a CDS encoding amino acid ABC transporter permease, yielding MQALDFSIVTPYTDLLLTGLWWTLVLTVSSAFLSFVLGIAFALVVLYAPAILAYPVRFFMWLFMGTPLLLQLFLIYFGLVQIGINIPALGAGIIGLSLHFAVYNADIIRAGIVAVDPGQMEGARSIGFSHGQALRYVVIPQAIRNTIPPIGNNMIVLLKDTSLVSIIGIAELVHSAQLAISETFSPFEFYITVAAIYYVVNLVLEAGLRRIERKVEVTR